The following are from one region of the Euleptes europaea isolate rEulEur1 chromosome 11, rEulEur1.hap1, whole genome shotgun sequence genome:
- the CREM gene encoding cAMP-responsive element modulator isoform X6, with product MAVTRDETAATGDMPTYQIRTPTTALPQGVVMAASPGTLHSPQQLAEEATRKRELRLMKNREAAKECRRRKKEYVKCLESRVAMLEVQNKKLIEELETLKDICSSKTD from the exons cgGCTACTGGTGACATGCCAACTTACCAGATCCGAACTCCGACCACTGCCTTACCTCAAGGGGTCGTCATGGCAGCATCCCCAGGAACGTTGCACAGCCCGCAGCAGCTAGCGGAAGAAGCGACGCGCAAAAGAGAGCTGCGGCTTATGAAAAATAG GGAAGCTGCAAAAGAATGTCGGCGGCGGAAGAAAGAATACGTGAAATGCCTGGAGAGCCGTGTCGCGATGTTAGAAGTCCAGAACAAGAAACTTATAGAAGAGTTAGAAACCTTAAAAGACATTTGCTCTTCCAAGACAGACTAG
- the CREM gene encoding cAMP-responsive element modulator isoform X7 yields the protein MPTYQIRTPTTALPQGVVMAASPGTLHSPQQLAEEATRKRELRLMKNREAARECRRKKKEYVKCLENRVAVLENQNKTLIEELKALKDLYCHKAE from the exons ATGCCAACTTACCAGATCCGAACTCCGACCACTGCCTTACCTCAAGGGGTCGTCATGGCAGCATCCCCAGGAACGTTGCACAGCCCGCAGCAGCTAGCGGAAGAAGCGACGCGCAAAAGAGAGCTGCGGCTTATGAAAAATAG GGAAGCTGCCCGCGAGTGTcgcaggaagaagaaggagtatGTCAAATGTCTTGAGAACCGGGTGGCTGTGCTTGAAAATCAAAACAAGACTCTCATTGAGGAACTCAAGGCCCTCAAGGACCTTTATTGCCATAAAGCAGAGTAA
- the CREM gene encoding cAMP-responsive element modulator isoform X5, which translates to MAVTRDETAATGDMPTYQIRTPTTALPQGVVMAASPGTLHSPQQLAEEATRKRELRLMKNREAARECRRKKKEYVKCLENRVAVLENQNKTLIEELKALKDLYCHKAE; encoded by the exons cgGCTACTGGTGACATGCCAACTTACCAGATCCGAACTCCGACCACTGCCTTACCTCAAGGGGTCGTCATGGCAGCATCCCCAGGAACGTTGCACAGCCCGCAGCAGCTAGCGGAAGAAGCGACGCGCAAAAGAGAGCTGCGGCTTATGAAAAATAG GGAAGCTGCCCGCGAGTGTcgcaggaagaagaaggagtatGTCAAATGTCTTGAGAACCGGGTGGCTGTGCTTGAAAATCAAAACAAGACTCTCATTGAGGAACTCAAGGCCCTCAAGGACCTTTATTGCCATAAAGCAGAGTAA